In a genomic window of Alphaproteobacteria bacterium:
- a CDS encoding threonylcarbamoyl-AMP synthase, whose protein sequence is MSRIVSPSPEAIRDAAEILRAGGLVGLPTETVYGLAANALDGQAVAKIFAAKGRPAFNPLIIHCHSVEQASALVTMTPEALALAEAFWPGPLTLILKRTKDCPVSDLAGAGLPTLAVRIPKHEVALAVLKACALPLAAPSANKSGALSATTPAHVAEAFKDEIGLILAAGACAVGVESTVLDLSSGEPAVVRPGAITAEEISEVLGRTVIYDKGDPDAPRSPGQLLKHYAPSIPVRMNAIDLFPGEALLAFGSINFMGIKGGGAAKDMPDDSLRNLSEEADLHQAAANLFSMMRQLDQPAHKAIAVMPIPDTGIGVAINDRLRRAGESG, encoded by the coding sequence ATGAGCCGGATCGTCAGCCCCAGCCCTGAAGCCATTCGAGACGCTGCGGAAATCCTGCGGGCGGGCGGGCTGGTCGGCCTGCCCACGGAAACCGTCTACGGGCTGGCGGCCAACGCGCTGGACGGGCAGGCGGTCGCCAAAATTTTTGCGGCGAAGGGGCGGCCCGCCTTCAATCCCCTCATTATTCATTGTCATAGCGTTGAACAAGCTTCTGCGCTGGTCACGATGACTCCGGAGGCTTTGGCTTTGGCGGAGGCGTTCTGGCCGGGGCCGTTAACATTGATCCTGAAACGTACGAAGGATTGCCCGGTCAGCGATCTGGCGGGGGCCGGCCTGCCTACGCTGGCGGTGCGGATACCCAAACATGAGGTGGCGCTTGCGGTCCTTAAGGCCTGCGCCCTGCCGCTGGCCGCGCCGAGCGCCAATAAATCCGGCGCGTTGAGCGCCACGACGCCCGCGCACGTGGCGGAGGCCTTTAAAGATGAAATCGGCCTGATCCTTGCGGCGGGGGCTTGTGCGGTGGGTGTTGAGTCTACGGTGCTTGATCTTTCGTCCGGGGAGCCTGCGGTGGTTCGGCCCGGAGCGATTACGGCGGAGGAGATTTCCGAGGTGCTGGGGCGCACGGTTATATATGACAAGGGCGACCCCGACGCGCCGCGTTCGCCGGGGCAGCTTCTGAAGCATTACGCACCGTCCATCCCCGTCCGCATGAACGCCATTGACCTTTTCCCCGGCGAGGCGCTGCTGGCGTTCGGCTCGATCAACTTTATGGGGATCAAGGGGGGCGGGGCGGCCAAGGATATGCCGGACGACAGTTTGCGGAATTTGAGCGAGGAGGCCGATCTGCATCAGGCGGCGGCGAACCTCTTTTCCATGATGCGGCAGTTGGATCAACCCGCGCATAAAGCCATTGCCGTCATGCCCATTCCCGATACGGGGATCGGGGTGGCGATCAACGATCGGCTGCGGCGGGCGGGGGAATCGGGATGA
- a CDS encoding transglycosylase domain-containing protein encodes MRTFLLVILGLILLVVVAGAGYVSYRLYSILPENTAPSQAEYPQAALDLLKVSIVEDDIVIPGWLQLCYSAARKLFYRLPYEKYRQVSRLGEWHQNWIFVALWVGSNWSQHEILTTLLHEQRYDHKWKGLELASQQFFGVSVYELSIPEIAVLIANIQSNSAYDPWCYRDKVQQKASKILIAYQKVVPNLVFDSNQMFSRLRLREDKFCETEARE; translated from the coding sequence GTGCGGACGTTTCTTTTAGTGATTTTGGGTTTGATCTTACTGGTGGTTGTAGCTGGTGCCGGATATGTGTCTTATCGTCTTTATTCGATTCTTCCCGAGAATACCGCGCCCTCCCAAGCCGAATACCCGCAAGCCGCGCTGGATTTATTGAAAGTTAGTATTGTTGAAGATGATATTGTTATACCCGGCTGGTTGCAGCTTTGCTATTCAGCCGCTAGAAAGTTATTTTATCGTCTTCCCTATGAAAAATATCGTCAAGTGTCTCGTCTTGGAGAATGGCATCAAAATTGGATTTTTGTTGCTCTTTGGGTTGGTTCGAACTGGAGCCAGCATGAGATACTTACTACTCTTCTTCATGAGCAGAGGTATGATCATAAATGGAAGGGTTTAGAGTTGGCTTCGCAGCAATTTTTTGGTGTGTCTGTATATGAGCTGTCTATTCCTGAGATCGCTGTTTTAATCGCAAACATTCAATCGAATAGCGCGTATGATCCATGGTGCTATCGGGATAAAGTTCAACAGAAAGCCTCCAAAATTTTGATTGCTTATCAGAAGGTTGTGCCTAATCTCGTATTTGATTCCAATCAAATGTTTTCTCGTTTAAGGCTCAGAGAAGACAAGTTCTGCGAAACGGAAGCTCGCGAATAA
- a CDS encoding anhydro-N-acetylmuramic acid kinase, which translates to MIQKKIQSAIGLMSGTSFDGVDIAWIETDGEAYVRPLAFEAFPYSDTERETVRLALGRREKGAETAAAERIVTERHIVCLRQFMEKNTLQPGRIDVIGFHGQTVFHDPAHKFTWQIGDSQALADACGIPVVGQMRVADVQAGGQGAPLLPLYHRALTHELKKPLAVLNIGGVSNITWIGAGAILAFDCGPGNALLDDFVLKRTGKPYDEGGALASHGAADAARVKDWLGHPYFSLKPPKSLDRDAWRHADVGDLNDADGAATLLEFTVRSIEKGLALCPVPPRSIHVTGGGRLNAQMMKRLQALFQVPVAPVEALGWNGDAIEAQGFAYLAVRSLLGLPLTEPGTTGVPKALTGGVLYRPGG; encoded by the coding sequence ATGATACAGAAAAAAATCCAGAGTGCAATTGGGCTTATGTCCGGTACTTCATTCGATGGTGTAGATATCGCGTGGATCGAGACGGACGGGGAGGCTTATGTGCGGCCTCTGGCTTTTGAGGCTTTTCCTTATTCGGATACGGAGCGGGAGACGGTCCGCCTTGCGCTGGGGCGGCGCGAGAAGGGGGCGGAGACCGCGGCCGCCGAACGGATTGTTACCGAGAGGCATATCGTCTGTCTAAGGCAATTTATGGAAAAAAATACCCTTCAGCCGGGGCGGATCGACGTCATCGGGTTTCACGGGCAGACGGTCTTTCACGATCCGGCCCATAAATTTACATGGCAGATCGGGGATTCGCAGGCGCTGGCCGATGCGTGCGGCATTCCCGTTGTGGGACAGATGCGGGTTGCGGATGTGCAGGCGGGCGGGCAGGGGGCGCCGCTGCTTCCCCTTTACCACCGGGCGCTGACGCATGAATTGAAAAAACCTTTGGCTGTTTTGAATATCGGCGGTGTGTCCAACATCACATGGATCGGCGCGGGGGCTATCCTTGCGTTCGATTGCGGTCCCGGCAATGCGCTGCTGGACGATTTCGTGCTGAAACGGACGGGAAAGCCGTACGATGAGGGCGGGGCGTTGGCCTCTCATGGTGCCGCGGATGCGGCGCGGGTCAAGGACTGGCTCGGCCATCCGTATTTTTCCCTCAAGCCCCCGAAATCTCTGGACCGCGATGCATGGCGCCATGCGGATGTCGGTGATCTCAATGATGCGGATGGGGCGGCGACGCTGCTGGAGTTTACCGTGCGGAGCATCGAGAAGGGGCTGGCGCTTTGCCCCGTGCCGCCGCGCTCCATTCATGTCACGGGGGGCGGGCGGCTGAACGCGCAGATGATGAAGCGGCTGCAGGCGTTGTTTCAGGTTCCTGTCGCGCCCGTGGAGGCGCTGGGCTGGAACGGCGATGCGATCGAGGCGCAGGGGTTTGCGTATCTGGCGGTGCGGTCGCTGCTGGGGCTGCCGCTGACCGAGCCGGGAACGACGGGGGTGCCGAAGGCGCTGACGGGCGGGGTTTTGTACAGGCCGGGGGGATGA